In the genome of Thermoanaerobaculia bacterium, one region contains:
- a CDS encoding protein kinase — MTLQAGTRLGPYEIVSPIGAGGMGEVYKAKDARLGRDVAIKVLPSHLTDDPDLKARFEREARAISQLTHPHICTLYDVGSAD; from the coding sequence ATGACACTCCAGGCCGGAACTCGCCTCGGTCCCTACGAGATCGTTTCGCCCATCGGCGCCGGGGGCATGGGAGAGGTCTACAAGGCGAAGGATGCCCGGCTCGGGCGCGACGTCGCGATCAAGGTCCTCCCCTCGCACCTGACCGACGATCCGGACCTGAAGGCCCGCTTCGAGCGCGAGGCGCGGGCGATCTCGCAGCTCACCCACCCTCACATCTGCACGCTCTACGACGTCGGAAGCGCCGAC